The following coding sequences lie in one Bacteroides helcogenes P 36-108 genomic window:
- a CDS encoding FHA domain-containing protein has product MKRIRCPKCESYLMFDETKYSEGQSLVFVCEQCKKQFSIRLGKTKMQAPQKEEKTDEDEFREAFGSITVIENVFGFKQVLPLQEGDNIIGRRCVGTVINVPIESSDMSMDRRHCIVNVRRNKQGRLVYTLRDAPSLTGTFLNNEILGDKDRIRIEDGAIITIGATTFILRTARE; this is encoded by the coding sequence ATGAAACGAATTCGTTGTCCTAAATGTGAGAGTTACCTGATGTTCGATGAAACAAAATACAGTGAAGGACAGTCGTTGGTCTTTGTTTGCGAACAGTGCAAGAAGCAGTTCAGCATTCGTTTGGGAAAGACGAAAATGCAGGCTCCCCAAAAGGAAGAGAAAACAGATGAGGATGAATTCAGAGAGGCTTTCGGAAGTATTACAGTCATTGAAAATGTATTCGGTTTTAAGCAAGTGTTGCCTTTACAAGAAGGAGATAACATAATAGGACGCCGTTGTGTGGGTACTGTTATCAATGTCCCCATTGAAAGTTCGGACATGAGTATGGATCGTCGTCATTGCATTGTAAATGTAAGGCGTAATAAACAAGGTAGATTGGTGTACACGTTGCGAGATGCTCCCAGCTTAACGGGGACTTTTTTGAATAATGAAATTTTAGGTGATAAAGATCGCATACGTATTGAGGATGGAGCTATTATCACTATTGGAGCTACTACTTTTATTTTGCGTACGGCAAGAGAGTGA
- a CDS encoding MBL fold metallo-hydrolase, whose protein sequence is MKIRFISLASGSSGNCYYIGTEKYGILIDAGIAVRTIKKGLKEAGISMEMIRAVFVTHDHADHIKAVGGLGEKLHIPIYTTAQIHEGINKSYCMTEKLHTSAHYLEKQQPMQLEDFHIESFEVPHDGTDNVGYCIEIDGKVFSFLTDLGEITPTAAGYIRKANFLILEANYDDEMLHMGTYPQYLKDRITSRTGHMSNIATAEFLAENITEHLRYIWLCHLSKDNNHPELAYKTVEWKLREKGIIVGKDVQLCALKRTTPSDLYEFE, encoded by the coding sequence ATGAAAATAAGATTTATAAGCCTTGCAAGTGGCAGCAGCGGTAATTGCTACTACATAGGCACTGAAAAATATGGAATACTCATTGATGCCGGCATTGCAGTGCGCACCATAAAAAAAGGACTGAAAGAAGCGGGCATCAGTATGGAGATGATACGTGCAGTGTTTGTAACCCACGACCATGCCGATCATATCAAGGCTGTGGGCGGATTGGGAGAGAAGTTGCATATTCCCATTTATACAACGGCACAGATCCATGAAGGAATCAATAAAAGCTATTGTATGACGGAGAAATTGCATACTTCCGCCCACTATTTGGAAAAGCAGCAACCCATGCAATTGGAAGATTTTCATATCGAATCATTCGAAGTGCCTCATGACGGAACAGATAATGTTGGTTATTGCATTGAAATAGACGGGAAAGTTTTTTCTTTCCTTACTGACCTTGGCGAAATCACTCCTACTGCGGCAGGATATATCCGTAAAGCCAATTTTTTGATATTGGAAGCTAACTATGATGATGAAATGTTGCACATGGGAACCTATCCGCAATATCTGAAAGATCGTATTACCAGTCGTACCGGTCACATGAGTAATATTGCAACTGCTGAATTTCTTGCCGAAAATATCACAGAACATTTACGATATATTTGGCTCTGCCATCTGAGCAAGGACAACAATCATCCGGAATTGGCGTACAAAACTGTGGAATGGAAATTAAGAGAAAAAGGTATTATTGTAGGTAAAGATGTACAACTATGTGCATTGAAGCGTACCACTCCATCTGATTTATACGAGTTTGAATGA
- the uxaC gene encoding glucuronate isomerase, producing MINFMGKNFLLQTETAQKLYHEHAAKMPIIDYHCHLIPQMVADDYRFKSLTEIWLGSDHYKWRAMRTNGIDERYCTGKETTDWEKFEKWAETVPYTFRNPLYHWTHLELKTAFGINKILNPQTARDIYDECNEKLKQPEYSARGMMRRYHVEVVCTTDDPVDSLEYHIKTRESGFEIKMLPTWRPDKAMAVENPADFRTYVEKLSEVSDTAISHFDDMIAALRKRHDFFAAQGCKLSDHGIEEFYAEDYTDIEIKAIFDKVYGGMELTGEEILKFKSAMLVIFSEMDWEKGWTQQYHYGAIRNNNSKMFKLLGPDTGFDSIGEFSTAKALSKFLDHLNSEGKLTKTILYNLNPCANEVIATMLGNFQDGTVAGKIQFGSGWWFLDQKDGMEKQMNALSVLGLLSRFVGMLTDSRSFLSYPRHEYFRRTLCNLVGRDVENGEIPVSEMERVNQMIEDISYYNAKKFFQF from the coding sequence ATGATAAATTTTATGGGAAAAAACTTTCTGTTACAGACAGAAACTGCACAGAAGTTGTATCATGAACATGCGGCCAAAATGCCGATTATAGACTATCACTGTCACCTTATTCCCCAAATGGTAGCAGACGATTATCGCTTCAAATCTTTAACGGAAATTTGGTTGGGAAGTGATCATTACAAATGGCGTGCCATGCGTACAAATGGCATAGACGAACGCTATTGTACTGGAAAAGAAACTACTGACTGGGAAAAGTTCGAAAAATGGGCGGAGACAGTACCCTACACGTTTCGTAACCCGTTGTATCACTGGACCCATCTTGAACTGAAAACCGCATTCGGCATCAATAAAATTTTGAATCCGCAAACAGCACGCGATATTTACGACGAATGTAATGAGAAGCTGAAGCAACCTGAATATTCAGCCCGTGGCATGATGCGCCGCTATCATGTGGAAGTGGTTTGTACTACTGACGATCCAGTTGATTCTTTGGAATATCACATCAAGACCCGCGAAAGTGGCTTTGAAATCAAAATGTTGCCGACCTGGCGTCCCGACAAGGCTATGGCAGTGGAAAATCCCGCTGACTTCCGCACTTATGTGGAAAAGCTGTCTGAAGTAAGTGATACAGCTATTTCTCATTTTGACGATATGATTGCTGCTTTGCGCAAGCGCCATGATTTTTTCGCGGCACAAGGCTGTAAATTGTCCGACCACGGTATTGAAGAGTTCTATGCAGAGGACTATACGGATATTGAAATCAAAGCCATCTTTGACAAAGTGTATGGTGGAATGGAATTGACCGGAGAAGAAATTCTGAAATTCAAATCAGCCATGCTTGTCATATTTAGCGAAATGGATTGGGAGAAAGGCTGGACGCAGCAATATCATTATGGCGCTATCCGCAACAATAATAGCAAGATGTTCAAGTTGCTCGGTCCTGACACCGGGTTCGATTCTATCGGTGAGTTTTCTACAGCCAAAGCTTTGTCCAAGTTCCTTGATCATCTGAACTCCGAAGGCAAACTGACAAAGACCATTCTTTATAATTTAAATCCATGTGCTAACGAAGTGATTGCTACCATGCTGGGCAACTTCCAAGATGGCACTGTTGCCGGAAAGATTCAGTTCGGTTCAGGCTGGTGGTTTCTCGATCAGAAGGACGGTATGGAGAAGCAGATGAATGCTCTGTCGGTGCTTGGATTGCTGAGCCGTTTTGTAGGTATGTTGACTGATTCCCGTTCATTCCTCTCCTATCCGCGCCATGAATATTTCCGCCGTACATTGTGCAACCTTGTAGGGAGGGATGTGGAAAATGGCGAGATCCCTGTATCAGAAATGGAACGTGTCAATCAGATGATAGAGGATATCAGCTATTACAATGCCAAGAAATTCTTCCAATTCTAA
- a CDS encoding UDP-glucose dehydrogenase family protein translates to MKIAIVGTGYVGLVTGTCFAEIGVNVVCVDTNSNKIKSLEKGIIPIYENGLEEMVIRNAKAGRLQFTTSLESCLNDVDVVFSAVGTPPDEDGSADLSYVLEVARTIGRNMQKYVLVVTKSTVPVGTAQKVRSAIQDELDKRKIVIEFDVASNPEFLKEGNAINDFMSPDRVVVGVESERARKLMTKLYKPFLLNNFRVIFMDIPSAEMTKYAANSMLATRISFMNDIANLCELVGADVNMVRSGIGSDTRIGRKFLYPGIGYGGSCFPKDVKALIKTAEQTGYQMRVLQAVEEVNENQKNILFEKLQKHFDNDLQGKTIALWGLAFKPETDDMREAPALVLIDSLLKAGCKVRVYDPAAMNECRRRIGELICYATDMYDAALDADALMLVTEWKEFRLPSWAVIKRTMKQAVVLDGRNIYDKKEMEEQGFVYHCIGK, encoded by the coding sequence ATGAAAATAGCTATTGTTGGTACAGGGTATGTCGGTTTAGTAACCGGCACTTGTTTTGCAGAAATAGGTGTCAACGTTGTATGCGTAGATACGAATAGTAACAAAATCAAATCGTTGGAAAAAGGCATCATTCCGATTTATGAAAACGGATTGGAAGAAATGGTTATTCGGAATGCAAAAGCCGGGCGCCTACAATTTACTACTTCTTTGGAAAGTTGCCTTAATGACGTGGATGTAGTGTTCAGCGCAGTAGGCACTCCTCCGGATGAAGATGGAAGTGCCGATTTAAGCTATGTATTGGAAGTAGCCCGCACTATTGGACGCAATATGCAAAAATATGTATTGGTAGTAACTAAGAGTACCGTTCCCGTAGGTACTGCCCAAAAAGTGCGTTCTGCTATTCAAGATGAATTGGATAAAAGAAAAATAGTCATAGAGTTTGATGTAGCCTCTAATCCCGAATTTTTAAAGGAGGGTAATGCTATTAATGACTTCATGAGTCCCGACCGTGTGGTAGTGGGTGTGGAGTCAGAGCGTGCCCGAAAGCTAATGACCAAGCTTTACAAACCATTTTTACTAAATAATTTCCGCGTTATTTTTATGGACATTCCTTCTGCAGAAATGACGAAATATGCCGCAAATTCCATGTTGGCTACCCGCATTAGTTTCATGAACGACATAGCCAATCTCTGTGAATTAGTGGGAGCAGACGTAAATATGGTACGTAGTGGAATAGGATCGGATACTCGTATCGGACGTAAGTTTCTTTATCCGGGTATTGGTTATGGCGGTTCATGTTTTCCTAAGGATGTAAAGGCCCTAATCAAAACAGCGGAACAAACAGGTTATCAAATGCGCGTGCTTCAAGCCGTTGAAGAAGTAAATGAAAATCAGAAAAATATTTTGTTTGAGAAATTACAGAAACATTTCGATAACGATTTGCAAGGAAAAACAATTGCTCTATGGGGGCTGGCTTTCAAGCCGGAAACAGATGACATGCGCGAAGCTCCGGCTTTGGTCCTGATAGACAGTTTACTGAAAGCCGGTTGCAAGGTGAGAGTTTATGATCCTGCCGCCATGAATGAATGCCGAAGGCGAATTGGCGAACTTATTTGCTATGCAACGGATATGTATGATGCTGCTTTGGATGCAGATGCGTTAATGCTGGTAACAGAATGGAAAGAATTTCGCCTGCCGTCATGGGCAGTTATCAAAAGAACCATGAAACAGGCGGTTGTGTTAGATGGACGTAATATCTATGATAAAAAGGAGATGGAAGAACAAG
- the rfbC gene encoding dTDP-4-dehydrorhamnose 3,5-epimerase — translation MNYIQTEIDGVWLIEPKVFSDARGYFMEAFKEEEFRIHVGDVHFIQDNESKSSFGVLRGLHYQQGEYSQAKLVRVLKGRVLDVAVDLRRSSSTFGKYVSVELSEENKRQFFIPRGFAHGFLVLSDEAVFTYKVDNAYAPQAEASIRFNDETIGIEWPVSEKQLLLSDKDEHAVSFNDAVYFE, via the coding sequence ATGAACTACATACAAACAGAGATTGACGGGGTATGGCTAATTGAACCTAAAGTATTTTCTGACGCACGTGGGTACTTCATGGAAGCGTTTAAAGAAGAAGAATTTCGCATACATGTCGGAGATGTCCACTTCATTCAGGATAATGAATCGAAATCGTCATTCGGTGTATTACGTGGATTGCATTATCAGCAAGGCGAATACAGTCAAGCTAAATTAGTACGTGTCCTCAAGGGTAGGGTGCTGGATGTTGCTGTCGATTTGCGACGTTCTTCTTCTACTTTCGGCAAGTACGTCAGCGTAGAATTGAGTGAAGAAAACAAACGGCAGTTTTTCATACCACGTGGATTTGCACATGGTTTCCTTGTATTGAGCGATGAAGCCGTCTTTACATATAAAGTTGATAATGCATATGCACCACAGGCTGAAGCTTCCATCCGTTTCAACGATGAAACAATAGGTATCGAATGGCCTGTTTCCGAAAAACAACTTTTGTTGTCAGACAAGGATGAACACGCTGTATCATTCAACGATGCGGTATATTTTGAATAA
- a CDS encoding SPOR domain-containing protein, producing the protein MIELAQHIEALLLENDCVIVPGLGGFVAHYTSAVKVAEENIFLPPARIIGFNPQLKMNDGLLVQSYMAVYDTNFSDATKIVDKEVNELLTVLHEDGKADLSNVGELHYSIHGIYDFMPYDNRITTPYLYGLDSFEMNELSASVQSAEEKVVPFVFVTEEKKKYKLEISRSYLTNAVAMIAVVVLFFFLSVPVENTEVAEENYAQLLPGELFEKIGRQSLAITPIVNSQTMEKTKVSVKSGLGQAKKKTVAPISVKEIKVGRPDTPTAMLGTKTEPVTNTRPATSKFYHIIVASVGTAKDAEVMAKKLVEKGFADAKAIVGDGKMRVSIESCSTEVEAYRLLNKIRQNEAYHSAWVLKK; encoded by the coding sequence ATGATTGAGTTGGCACAGCATATAGAAGCATTATTATTGGAGAACGATTGTGTAATTGTTCCGGGATTGGGAGGATTTGTTGCCCATTATACTTCGGCGGTAAAAGTAGCAGAGGAAAATATTTTTCTTCCACCTGCCCGCATTATTGGCTTTAATCCACAGTTAAAGATGAACGATGGATTGTTGGTGCAATCTTATATGGCTGTATATGACACCAATTTTTCCGATGCTACGAAGATTGTGGATAAAGAAGTCAATGAGCTGCTCACCGTTCTTCATGAAGATGGAAAAGCTGATTTGTCGAATGTAGGTGAATTACACTATTCCATTCATGGCATTTATGATTTCATGCCTTATGACAATAGAATCACTACACCTTATCTTTATGGTCTGGACAGTTTTGAAATGAACGAATTGTCTGCTTCGGTTCAATCGGCCGAAGAAAAAGTCGTTCCTTTTGTTTTCGTCACGGAAGAAAAAAAGAAGTATAAATTAGAGATTAGCCGTTCTTATTTGACAAATGCAGTTGCAATGATAGCCGTTGTCGTTCTCTTTTTCTTTCTATCCGTTCCAGTAGAGAATACAGAAGTTGCCGAAGAAAATTATGCGCAGTTACTTCCCGGAGAACTTTTTGAAAAAATAGGAAGACAATCACTTGCCATTACTCCTATTGTTAATAGTCAGACAATGGAAAAGACCAAAGTCTCGGTTAAATCAGGATTAGGTCAAGCTAAAAAGAAAACTGTTGCCCCCATTTCTGTAAAAGAAATAAAAGTAGGTCGGCCTGATACACCAACTGCCATGCTGGGCACGAAAACGGAGCCTGTGACAAATACCCGTCCTGCTACTTCCAAATTCTATCATATAATTGTTGCAAGCGTAGGAACTGCAAAGGACGCTGAAGTTATGGCAAAGAAATTGGTAGAAAAAGGCTTTGCCGATGCAAAAGCTATTGTTGGTGATGGCAAGATGCGTGTAAGCATAGAGTCATGCAGTACCGAAGTGGAAGCTTATCGGCTGTTGAATAAAATTCGTCAGAATGAGGCTTATCATAGCGCATGGGTGCTGAAAAAATAA